GCTGGCCTCCTCGAAGCGTGGTCGGGCCCCACACTACGGGCGCGCGCGGAAAATTGCAACGGAAATTCGGGGCGTCCGGAGAAGTTGTGCTGGCTCGGGCAGAATGCTAAAAGAAGCCGAGGGCGGGAAGATGTCGGAAGGGGAAAAAAGATTGTTCGTCGGCATCAAGGTTTCGAGCAAGGTCCAGAGCGGTCTCGACAACCCGGCACCGGGAACCGAACGCTACTTCAAGGAAGGAAACGAGGAGTATCTCCAGGTCATCACCCGCGGCGAGGAAAAGTTCATCGGGCGATTTTTGAAGGACGGTTTTCCCGTCGGGGAGATCGACAACGTCAGCCGGAACGTGCGCAGCATCGTTTCCCTGATCACCGGCGGGCAGCGGATCGACGAGGACTCGGTTCGCATCTACGTTCGCTGAAAGCGCGCGTCGCCGGCCGCGCTGGTAATCCTCGCCCGGCGGTGGTAGGCTACTGCTGGATCGCTTAGATTACCGGCAGGGCGAAACGTCGCCGCAGGCCCCTGGCTACGCGTGCCCGGGGCTTTTTTATTTCGAGGAGGACCCGCGATGGACCGGAACCCGAGCACTGCGCGGCTACAGAACGGAACTCTGGTGCGCCACAAGAGCGCAGGGTACTGCGGCCGGATCGACGGCATCACTGAGCTAAAGCAATGCTTTACATCCGGTGGGCAAACGGCCGGGAAAAACGGCTCTGCCTATAAGTTTCAGTATCGTGTTCTGGTCGCCGGGGAGGTGCTTCGCAGGATCGCCCCGGAAGAAGACATGGAAATCCTCGAAGGGGTAGTGGAGGTTCTCTGCGGAGTTTGCGGCCACGGTTTCGCCAGCAGGCCCGGGATGGCCGGAAAGCCGGGCGGCCGTTGCGAATGCGGCGGCTGGATCTGCCCCTCCTGCCTTTCCTGCCGCGCGCAACCGGGTTTGCCCCAAGCGATCTGCTCGCAAGAGCGCAAGCGCCTGGCGCGCAAAGGCCGCGCGCAGAAGCAGCGCCTGCGCGCGTGAGCGGGACCCGCGGGAAGGCTCAGAAACCCGCGCCGCGCCTGATCGCTCTGAACCGGAGCCGCACGTAATCCGCAATCCAGGTGCCGTCGGGCCGGCGGAGCGCCGGGGCGAGAGTCGAGCGGACCTCTTGGAGGTAGGAGGAGCGCTCGGGCGGGGCCACCGCTTCGATGAAGGGCTGAGCGAAGACCTCCAGCCAGGAGACGATGTCCCCCGGCAGAGGAGTCGGCCGCGCGATCAGTCCGATCGTCTCGACTTCGAAGCCCGCCGCGGCGAGCAGGGCGCCGTACTCCTCGACGCCGGGATAGTACCAGGGATCCACGGCCTCCGGATCGACGCCGCGCGCCCGCAGGGCGGAATGCAGAGCGCGCCGGATCGCGGCCACGTTTCCGTTCCCTCCCATCTCGCCGACGAAACGGCCGCCGCCCTTGAGGGCGGCCGCGACGCCGGAGACCACCTCCGCCGGACGCTTCATCCAATGGAGAGCGGCGTTGGAGAAGACCGCGTCGAAATGGCGGCCGACCGCAAAGGCGTGGCCGTCCATCCTCACGACGTCGAGGCCGAGCTTGCGCGCGGCTCGAAGCTGCTCGTGGCTTGCGTCGGCGCCGACGACCGTCGCTCCCGCGGCGGCGATCTTGAGCGTCAAAGCTCCGTCACCGCAGCCGAGGTCGAGGATGCGCTCTCCCGGGACGGGAGCGAGCAGCTCGAGGAGGGGCGTGCCGAGCTCGGAGACGAAGCGCGCGTTGCGGGCGTAGACCTCGGGATTCCAGCGCGTCATGTTCACCTGATCGGGTCGCCCGGCCATACGTTCCGACCCCTGCGGTTTCGCGGCGGAAAACCCCGGACCCAAGAGGCCGGATCCAGGACTTGACGCCGCGGAGACCGGGAACCAGAAGCCGGGAACCGGAAACGCTCGTCGCTCACTCGAATCTCCACGTGCCGGTGAATTCCTCACACTAGCAC
This is a stretch of genomic DNA from Candidatus Zixiibacteriota bacterium. It encodes these proteins:
- a CDS encoding methyltransferase domain-containing protein, producing MAGRPDQVNMTRWNPEVYARNARFVSELGTPLLELLAPVPGERILDLGCGDGALTLKIAAAGATVVGADASHEQLRAARKLGLDVVRMDGHAFAVGRHFDAVFSNAALHWMKRPAEVVSGVAAALKGGGRFVGEMGGNGNVAAIRRALHSALRARGVDPEAVDPWYYPGVEEYGALLAAAGFEVETIGLIARPTPLPGDIVSWLEVFAQPFIEAVAPPERSSYLQEVRSTLAPALRRPDGTWIADYVRLRFRAIRRGAGF